A window of Rhododendron vialii isolate Sample 1 chromosome 11a, ASM3025357v1 contains these coding sequences:
- the LOC131307481 gene encoding uncharacterized protein LOC131307481 isoform X2 — protein MGSLGGDVANKAMWLYPKIMGFNPTERWGHSASYSDGFIYVFGGCCGGLHFSDVIVLNLDTMAWTTLVTTGQSPGPRDSHSAVLVGHRMIVFGGTNGSKKVNDLHILDLRTSEWTRPDCKGVPPSPRESHTATLIGDEKLVIFGGSGEGDTNYLNDLHVLDLKTMRWSSPEIKGNSPVPRDSHSAVAVGTRVFVYGGDCGDRYEGDIDVFDLDTLTWSRLVVQGSSPGVRAGHTAVTIGAKVYVIGGVGEKQYYNDVWVLDISACSWNRLEIRGHQPQGRFSHTAIVTETDIVIYGGCGEDEHPVNELLVLQLGNEHPNGRYNISLCKIFGNPCNQQKRRLIRETRNNSRTMLLGSNIEVVRKQAQELELESNKSLQINSDAAQSKRKRSSNAKVCEIESEPEEHSLSLSQHSSPSPSQSDQEQTPVKKGAHSITTSQVFPLFKQKNQISTNGHSNDVKSTKLSPRDFLRKDPRDFHILRGNPNLPNSDQHLHAAHTGRNEAHHPANEQRFLEAGPFQNLVGADIRGKIDGAFDSGYLMTAIVNGKIFRGVLFAPGPEIVSRGTTLCQNPSPQPNQRANITQPAPHMNHISPPFLRHPQQQIHMARPSPVIRETKLRSDLQGVVLTLGGPGGGDGGS, from the exons atggGTTCTCTTGGAGGTGATGTTGCAAATAAAGCAATGTGGCTATACCCAAAGATCATGGGTTTTAACCCTACTGAGAGATGGGGGCACTCTGCTTCCTATTCTGATGGATTCATCTATGTCTTTGGG GGATGTTGTGGAGGTCTACATTTCAGCGATGTCATCGTGCTGAATCTCGATACTATGGCTTGGACAACTCTAGTAACCACGGGCCAAAGCCCTGGCCCGAGAGACAGTCACAGTGCTGTACTTGTGGGGCATAGGATGATAGTATTTGGAGGCACAAATGGTTCCAAGAAGGTCAATGACCTTCACATATTGGATCTCAGGACAAGTGAGTGGACCCGACCGGATTGTAAAGGGGTCCCGCCTTCCCCTCGCGAAAGCCACACCGCCACACTTATCGGTGATGAGAAGTTGGTTATATTCGGGGGAAGTGGCGAAGGGGACACGAATTACTTGAACGATTTGCATGTCTTGGACCTCAAGACAATGAGGTGGAGTTCCCCTGAGATCAAGGGAAATTCTCCGGTGCCCCGGGATAGTCACAGTGCTGTTGCAGTGGGGACAAGGGTCTTCGTGTACGGCGGAGATTGTGGAGATCGATACGAAGGCGACATCGATGTGTTTGACTTGGACACGTTGACTTGGTCACGG TTGGTTGTTCAAGGATCTTCACCTGGTGTTCGAGCAGGTCACACGGCTGTGACTATTGGAGCTAAG GTATATGTCATTGGAGGCGTCGGGGAAAAGCAATACTACAACGACGTTTGGGTTCTTGACATAAGTGCTTGTTCATGGAATCGGCTAGAGATACGTGGCCATCAACCGCAAGGGCGGTTTTCTCATACCGCCATTGTTACTGAGACGGACATTGTCATCTACGGAGG GTGTGGGGAGGATGAGCATCCTGTCAATGAGTTGCTCGTCTTGCAGCTTGGAAACGAGCATCCCAACGGGCGTTACAACATCTCATTGTGCAAAATTTTCGGAAATCCTTGTAACCAGCAAAAGAGAAGGCTTATAAGAGAAACAAGGAACAACTCG AGAACTATGTTGTTGGGGAGTAATATAGAAGTTGTTAGAAAGCAAGCTCAGGAACTTGAATTGGAGTCCAATAAGTCCTTACAAATTAATTCAG ATGCTGCACAATCAAAGAGGAAAAGATCAAGCAATGCAAAGGTGTGCGAAATAGAATCAGAACCTGAAGAacactctctttctctgtccCAGCACTCGTCTCCATCTCCTTCGCAATCTGATCAAGAACAGACCCCTGTGAAAAAAGGCGCTCATTCTATCACAACTTCTCAAGTATTTCCCTTGTTTAAGCAGAAAAACCAGATCTCAACCAACGGACATTCTAATGATGTCAAAAGTACCAAATTGAGCCCCAGGGATTTTCTTCGAAAGGATCCACGAGATTTTCACATTTTAAGAGGAAACCCGAACCTGCCAAACTCTGACCAGCATCTTCATGCTGCTCATACGGGTAGGAATGAAGCACACCATCCAGCTAATGAACAAAGATTCTTGGAGGCAGGACCATTCCAGAATCTG GTTGGAGCTGACATCCGAGGCAAGATCGATGGAGCTTTCGACTCTGGTTACCTGATGACAGCAATAGTCAACGGGAAGATTTTTCGAGGAGTCTTATTTGCACCG GGACCTGAGATAGTGTCAAGAGGTACAACTCTGTGTCAAAACCCTTCTCCCCAACCTAATCAAAGGGCTAACATCACCCAACCAGCCCCACACATGAACCACATTAGTCCCCCATTTTTAAGGCATCCGCAGCAGCAAATTCACATGGCTCGACCATCTCCGGTCATCAGAGAGACAAAGCTCAGAAGCGATCTTCAAGGCGTGGTTCTGACACTAGGAGGTCCTGGAGGTGGCGATGGTGGATCGTAA
- the LOC131307481 gene encoding uncharacterized protein LOC131307481 isoform X1: MGSLGGDVANKAMWLYPKIMGFNPTERWGHSASYSDGFIYVFGGCCGGLHFSDVIVLNLDTMAWTTLVTTGQSPGPRDSHSAVLVGHRMIVFGGTNGSKKVNDLHILDLRTSEWTRPDCKGVPPSPRESHTATLIGDEKLVIFGGSGEGDTNYLNDLHVLDLKTMRWSSPEIKGNSPVPRDSHSAVAVGTRVFVYGGDCGDRYEGDIDVFDLDTLTWSRLVVQGSSPGVRAGHTAVTIGAKVYVIGGVGEKQYYNDVWVLDISACSWNRLEIRGHQPQGRFSHTAIVTETDIVIYGGCGEDEHPVNELLVLQLGNEHPNGRYNISLCKIFGNPCNQQKRRLIRETRNNSQRTMLLGSNIEVVRKQAQELELESNKSLQINSDAAQSKRKRSSNAKVCEIESEPEEHSLSLSQHSSPSPSQSDQEQTPVKKGAHSITTSQVFPLFKQKNQISTNGHSNDVKSTKLSPRDFLRKDPRDFHILRGNPNLPNSDQHLHAAHTGRNEAHHPANEQRFLEAGPFQNLVGADIRGKIDGAFDSGYLMTAIVNGKIFRGVLFAPGPEIVSRGTTLCQNPSPQPNQRANITQPAPHMNHISPPFLRHPQQQIHMARPSPVIRETKLRSDLQGVVLTLGGPGGGDGGS, encoded by the exons atggGTTCTCTTGGAGGTGATGTTGCAAATAAAGCAATGTGGCTATACCCAAAGATCATGGGTTTTAACCCTACTGAGAGATGGGGGCACTCTGCTTCCTATTCTGATGGATTCATCTATGTCTTTGGG GGATGTTGTGGAGGTCTACATTTCAGCGATGTCATCGTGCTGAATCTCGATACTATGGCTTGGACAACTCTAGTAACCACGGGCCAAAGCCCTGGCCCGAGAGACAGTCACAGTGCTGTACTTGTGGGGCATAGGATGATAGTATTTGGAGGCACAAATGGTTCCAAGAAGGTCAATGACCTTCACATATTGGATCTCAGGACAAGTGAGTGGACCCGACCGGATTGTAAAGGGGTCCCGCCTTCCCCTCGCGAAAGCCACACCGCCACACTTATCGGTGATGAGAAGTTGGTTATATTCGGGGGAAGTGGCGAAGGGGACACGAATTACTTGAACGATTTGCATGTCTTGGACCTCAAGACAATGAGGTGGAGTTCCCCTGAGATCAAGGGAAATTCTCCGGTGCCCCGGGATAGTCACAGTGCTGTTGCAGTGGGGACAAGGGTCTTCGTGTACGGCGGAGATTGTGGAGATCGATACGAAGGCGACATCGATGTGTTTGACTTGGACACGTTGACTTGGTCACGG TTGGTTGTTCAAGGATCTTCACCTGGTGTTCGAGCAGGTCACACGGCTGTGACTATTGGAGCTAAG GTATATGTCATTGGAGGCGTCGGGGAAAAGCAATACTACAACGACGTTTGGGTTCTTGACATAAGTGCTTGTTCATGGAATCGGCTAGAGATACGTGGCCATCAACCGCAAGGGCGGTTTTCTCATACCGCCATTGTTACTGAGACGGACATTGTCATCTACGGAGG GTGTGGGGAGGATGAGCATCCTGTCAATGAGTTGCTCGTCTTGCAGCTTGGAAACGAGCATCCCAACGGGCGTTACAACATCTCATTGTGCAAAATTTTCGGAAATCCTTGTAACCAGCAAAAGAGAAGGCTTATAAGAGAAACAAGGAACAACTCG CAGAGAACTATGTTGTTGGGGAGTAATATAGAAGTTGTTAGAAAGCAAGCTCAGGAACTTGAATTGGAGTCCAATAAGTCCTTACAAATTAATTCAG ATGCTGCACAATCAAAGAGGAAAAGATCAAGCAATGCAAAGGTGTGCGAAATAGAATCAGAACCTGAAGAacactctctttctctgtccCAGCACTCGTCTCCATCTCCTTCGCAATCTGATCAAGAACAGACCCCTGTGAAAAAAGGCGCTCATTCTATCACAACTTCTCAAGTATTTCCCTTGTTTAAGCAGAAAAACCAGATCTCAACCAACGGACATTCTAATGATGTCAAAAGTACCAAATTGAGCCCCAGGGATTTTCTTCGAAAGGATCCACGAGATTTTCACATTTTAAGAGGAAACCCGAACCTGCCAAACTCTGACCAGCATCTTCATGCTGCTCATACGGGTAGGAATGAAGCACACCATCCAGCTAATGAACAAAGATTCTTGGAGGCAGGACCATTCCAGAATCTG GTTGGAGCTGACATCCGAGGCAAGATCGATGGAGCTTTCGACTCTGGTTACCTGATGACAGCAATAGTCAACGGGAAGATTTTTCGAGGAGTCTTATTTGCACCG GGACCTGAGATAGTGTCAAGAGGTACAACTCTGTGTCAAAACCCTTCTCCCCAACCTAATCAAAGGGCTAACATCACCCAACCAGCCCCACACATGAACCACATTAGTCCCCCATTTTTAAGGCATCCGCAGCAGCAAATTCACATGGCTCGACCATCTCCGGTCATCAGAGAGACAAAGCTCAGAAGCGATCTTCAAGGCGTGGTTCTGACACTAGGAGGTCCTGGAGGTGGCGATGGTGGATCGTAA